The following are encoded in a window of Perca flavescens isolate YP-PL-M2 chromosome 24, PFLA_1.0, whole genome shotgun sequence genomic DNA:
- the dock9b gene encoding dedicator of cytokinesis protein 9 isoform X7, translating into MVYHISCLRRQGRTLFSTVPETAEKEAQSLFVQECIKTYKSDWHVVNYKYEEYSGDFRQLPNKALRPEKLAAHLFEVDEDKEKDEDTASLGSQKGGVSKHGWLYKGNMNSAISVTMRSFKRRYFHLAQLGDGSYNLNFYKDENTSKEPKGTIFLDSCMGVVQNSKVRRFAFELKMQDKSTFLLAAESEAEMEEWIGTLNKILHSSFEQAMQEKRNGDLHDDEEHGKTDLSSGSFQDSFQTARDIESKMRSEARLKLFTLDPDTQKLDFSGIEPDVRQFEEKFGKRVLVSCHDLSFNLQGCVAENEEGPTTNVEPFYVVLSLFDVQNGRKISADFHVDLNHPLVRKMTSGSSSRQDLHINGSCDGPLAGLRQGSGLPVGALQYPRQGVFSVTCPHPEIFLVARIEKVLQGGITHCTEPYMKSSDSAKMAQKVLKNAKTACSRLGQYRMPFAWAARPVFKDASGSLDKSSRFSALYRQDSSKLSDEDMFKLLTDFRKPEKMAKLPVLLGNLDATIDSVAPDVTNCVTSSYIPVRNFEGNGPEGALLEVEEFVPCIAKCSQPFTIYKNHLYVYPKHLKYDGQKCFAKARNIAVCIEFKDSDEDEAQPVKCIYGHPGGPLFTKQAYAAVLHHQQNPEFYDEIKIELPTQLHEKHHLLFTFYHVSCDSNSKKKDLVESPVGSAWLPLLRDGRVIMNEQLLPVAANLPAGYLGSQDGVNKNSGSEIKWVDGGKSLFKVSTHLVSTVYTQDQHLQNFFHHCQIMELSEQASEGELVKYLKSLHAMEGHVMVNFLPTILNQLFCVLTRATHEDVAVNVTRVMVHVVAQCHEEGLEHYLRSYIKFVFKPEPYSSTNVKTVHEELAKAMTAILKPSTDFLTSNKLLKYSWYFFEALVKSMAHYLIESGKVKLSRNQRFSASFYHAVETLVNMLMPHITQKYKDNLDAARNANHSLAVFIKRCFTFMDRGFIFKQINNYMNCFMPGDPKTLYEFKFEFLRVVCNHEHYVPLNLPMPFGKGRIQRFQDLQLDYSLTDDFCRNHFLVGLLLREVGAALQEFREIRQIAIQVLKGLMIKHTFDDRYAAKSQQARLATLYLPLFGLFQENVHRLDIKESAPLSNHNNAREDSLVPNSMVTPQKSGNCIENALHKDVFGVISGTASPHSSTPNMSSVHHADSRGSLVSTDSGNSLLDKSSDKTNSLEKNQCVSALGSSVLRCDKLDRDEIKNLLMGFLHILKSMSEEALFAYWNKAAPSELMDFFTLIEVCLHQFRYMGKRFIVSRSQEGAGPVAPERKSLTLPVSRNRAGILHARLQQLGTLENAHTFNNMYSHTEADVSSQCLLEANVSTEVCLTVLDTLSIFIMGFKTQLNSDLGHNPLMKKVFQVHLCFLQIPQSEAALKQVFTSIRTFIYKFPCTFFDGRADMCASLCYEILKCCNSKLSSIRSDAAHLLYFLMKSNFDYTGRKSFVRTHLQVVIAVSQLIADVIGIGGTRFQQSLSIINNCANGDKSIKHTAFPSDVKDLTKRIRTVLMATEQMKEHENDPEMLVDLQYSLAKSYTSTPELRKTWVDSMARIHNKNGNLSEAAMCYVHVAALVAEYLWRKGMFRQGCSAFRVITPNIDEEAAMMEDVGMQDVHFNEEVLMELLEECADGLWKAERYELIADVYRLIIPIYEQRRDFEKLTHLYDTLHRAYTKVMEVMHSGKRLLGTYFRVAFFGQGFFEDEDGKEYIYKEPKFTPLSEISQRLLKLYSDKFGQENVKIIQDSGKVNPKDLDSKYAYIQVTHVTPYLDDKELEDRKTDFEKSHNIRRFVFETPFTESGKKQGGVEEQCKRRTVLTTTHCFPYVKKRIAVMYQHQTDLSPIEVAIDEMSAKVAELRLLCSASEVDMIRLQLKLQGSISVQVNAGPLAYARAFLDDSSAKRYPDNKVKQLKEMFRQFVDACGQALGVNERLIKEDQQEYHDEMKANYRDLTRELSNIMHEQINPVENGTRSTLSDSVGIFNAISGTPTSAHPHGSTTIL; encoded by the exons GACACAGCCTCCCTCGGATCTCAGAAGGGAGGAGTGTCTAAACATGGCTGGCTGTACAAAGGCAACATGAACAGTGCAATCAGTGTTACTATGCGG TCCTTCAAGAGGAGGTACTTCCATCTGGCCCAGCTGGGAGATGGATCCTACAACCTCAACTTCTACAAGGATGAGAACACCTCCAAGGAACCCAAAGGAACCATCTTCCTTGACTCATGCATGGGGGTTGTTCAG AACAGCAAAGTGCGTCGGTTTGCCTTTGAGCTGAAGATGCAGGATAAGAGTACGTTCCTGCTGGCTGCAGAAAGCGAAGCAGAGATGGAGGAGTGGATCGGCACCCTCAACAAGATTCTCCACAGCAGCTTTGAACAGGCCATGCAGGAGAAGAGGAACGGAGACCTGCATGacg ATGAGGAGCATGGAAAAACAGACCTCTCCTCTGGAAGTTTTCAAGACAGCTTTCAG ACTGCCAGAGATATTGAGTCTAAAATGAGGAGTGAAGCTCGCCTGAAACTGTTCACTCTGGACCCTGACACACAG AAACTGGACTTCTCTGGCATTGAGCCAGATGTGCGGCAGTTTGAAGAGAAGTTTGGGAAGAGAGTCCTAGTCAGCTGTCATGACCTGTCTTTCAACCTGCAGGGCTGTGTTGCAGAGAATGAAGAGGGGCCAACAACTAAT GTGGAGCCTTTCTATGTGGTCTTGTCCCTCTTCGACGTCCAGAACGGTAGAAAGATCTCGGCCGACTTCCACGTGGATCTCAACCACCCTTTGGTCCGAAAAATGACGTCAGGCTCTAGTAGCAGACAAGACTTGCACATCAATGGCAGTTGTGACGGTCCCCTGGCTGGTCTCAGGCAGGGCAGTGGGCTCCCAGTGGGTGCTCTCCAGTACCCCAGACAGGGGGTGTTCTCAGTCACGTGCCCCCATCCAGAGATCTTCCTGGTGGCCAGGATTGAGAAGGTCCTGCAGGGGGGGATCACCCACTGCACTGAACCCTACATGAAGAGTTCAGACTCCGCCAAG ATGGCACAAAAGGTGCTGAAGAATGCTAAGACAGCCTGCAGCAGACTGGGACAGTACAGGATGCCTTTTGCCTGGGCTGCAAG GCCTGTGTTCAAAGATGCATCAGGAAGTTTGGACAAAAGCTCTCGCTTCTCTGCTCTTTACAGACAGGACAGCAGCAAGCTGTCAGACGAGGACATGTTCAAACTGCTGACTGACTTCAGAAA ACCAGAGAAAATGGCCAAACTCCCTGTGCTCTTAGGCAACTTGGATGCAACGATTGACAGCGTGGCCCCGGATGTAACCA ATTGTGTCACTTCCTCCTACATCCCTGTGAGGAACTTTGAAGGCAATGGGCCTGAAGGCGCTCTTCTGGAGGTGGAGGAGTTTGTACCTTGCATCGCTAAGTGCTCCCAACCATTCACCATCTATAAAAACCACCTTTATGTGTACCCAAAACACCTCAAATATGACGGACAGAAATGCTTTGCTAAG GCGAGGAATATTGCAGTTTGCATTGAATTCAAGGATTCTGATGAGGATGAAGCCCAGCCGGTGAAG TGCATCTATGGTCATCCGGGAGGTCCTCTCTTCACTAAGCAGGCATATGCAGCTGTCCTGCACCATCAGCAGAACCCAGAGTTCTATGATGAG ATAAAGATAGAGCTGCCTACTCAGCTGCATGAGAAGCATCACCTTCTCTTCACATTCTATCATGTTAGCTGTGACAGCAACAGCAAGAAGAAAGACCTGGTGGAGTCTCCAG TGGGTTCAGCATGGCTGCCTCTGCTAAGGGATGGCAGAGTCATCATGAATGAACAGCTGCTGCCTGTGGCCGCCAATCTGCCCGCGGGGTACCTCGGCTCCCAGGATGGTGTCAACAAG AACTCTGGCTCGGAGATTAAATGGGTGGACGGAGGAAAATCCCTGTTCAAAGTCTCGACTCATCTTGTTTCCACAGTTTACACTCAG GATCAGCACTTGCaaaacttcttccaccactgtcaaATCATGGAGCTGTCAGAACAAGCTTCAGAGGGAGAGCTGGTGAAATACCTGAAG AGTCTCCATGCGATGGAGGGTCATGTGATGGTCAACTTTCTGCCCACCATCCTTAACCAGCTGTTCTGTGTCCTAACCAGAGCCACACATGAGGATGTGGCTGTCAACGTGACCAG gGTGATGGTTCATGTTGTGGCACAGTGCCATGAAGAAGGGCTTGAACATTACTTGAGATCGTATATCAAG TTTGTGTTTAAGCCAGAGCCTTATTCCTCCACCAATGTAAAAACGGTTCATGAGGAGCTGGCTAAAGCTATGACAGCCATTCTCAAGCCATCCACTGACTTCCTGACTAGCAACAAGCTCCTGAAG TACTCGTGGTACTTCTTTGAAGCTCTGGTGAAATCAATGGCTCATTATCTCATAGAGAGTGGGAAGGTCAAG CTCTCCAGGAACCAGCGTTTTTCAGCTTCTTTCTACCATGCAGTGGAGACCCTGGTGAATATGCTGATGCCACACATCACCCAAAAATACAAGGACAACCTGGATGCGGCTCGCAATGCCAATCACAGCCTGGCAGTTTTCATAAAG CGCTGCTTCACCTTCATGGACCGAGGCTTCATATTCAAGCAGATCAACAACTACATGAACTGTTTTATGCCTGGAGACCCAAAG ACTTTGTATGAATTCAAGTTTGAGTTCCTGCGGGTTGTTTGCAACCATGAGCACTACGTCCCTCTTAATCTGCCCATGCCCTTTGGAAAAGGCCGAATTCAAAGGTTCCAAG ATCTTCAGCTGGACTATTCTCTGACTGATGACTTCTGTCGAAACCACTTCCTGGTGGGGCTGCTGCTGAGGGAAGTGGGCGCTGCTCTTCAGGAGTTTCGAGAGATTCGTCAGATCGCCATCCAGGTGCTCAAGGGGCTGATGATCAAACACACGTTTGACGACCGCTATGCCGCGAAA AGCCAGCAAGCCAGACTTGCCACCCTCTACCTTCCTCTGTTTGGTCTGTTCCAGGAAAACGTCCACAGACTTGACATTAAGGAGTCCGCCCCTCTCAGCAACCACAAT AATGCCAGGGAGGATTCTCTGGTACCCAACTCCATGGTGACCCCTCAGAAATCTGGGAACTGCATAGAAAATGCTCTCCACAAAGATGTATTTGGAGTCATCTCTGGAACAG CCTCGCCTCACAGCTCCACTCCCAACATGAGCTCAGTTCACCATGCAGACTCCAGAGGCTCTCTGGTCTCCACTGACTCTGGAAACAGCCTGCTAGACAAGAGCAGTGACAAGACTAACTCCCTGGAGAAG AACCAGTGTGTCTCGGCTCTGGGCAGCAGTGTGCTGCGCTGTGACAAACTGGACCGGGACGAGATCAAAAACCTGTTAATGGGCTTTCTGCATATCCTCAAGAGCATGTCGGAGG AGGCCCTTTTTGCATACTGGAACAAAGCCGCTCCCTCAGAACTAATGGACTTCTTTACCTTAATAGA AGTCTGCCTTCATCAGTTTAGATACATGGGGAAGAGATTCATCGTCAG CAGGAGCCAGGAGGGGGCAGGGCCTGTAGCTCCAGAAAGGAAGTCTCTGACTCTGCCTGTTTCTCGTAACAGGGCGGGGATCTTGCATGCCCGCCTTCAGCAGCTGGGAACTCTGGAGAACGCTCACACCTTCAACAACA tgtactCCCATACGGAAGCAGACGTAAGCAGCCAGTGCCTCCTAGAGGCCAATGTGTCTACAGAGGTATGCCTGACTGTGCTGGACACACTCAGCATCTTCATCATGGGATTCAAG ACTCAGCTGAATTCAGATCTTGGTCACAACCCCCTGATGAAGAAAGTTTTCCAGGTCCATCTGTGCTTCCTGCAGATCCCTCAGTCTGAAGCCGCCCTCAAACAGGTCTTCACCTCAATCAGGACCTTCATCTACAAG TTCCCCTGTACCTTCTTTGACGGCCGGGCCGACATGTGTGCCTCTCTATGCTATGAAATCCTCAAGTGCTGTAACTCCAAGCTGAGCTCGATCCGCAGTGATGCCGCCCATCTTCTCTACTTCCTCATGAAAAGCAACTTCGACTATACTGGACGCAAGTCTTTTGTACGAACACACCTGCAG GTGGTAATTGCGGTCAGTCAGCTGATTGCTGATGTCATCGGCATCGGGGGTACCCGTTTCCAGCAATCTCTCTCCATCATTAACAACTGTGCCAACGGTGACAAAAGCATCAAG CACACGGCATTTCCGTCCGATGTGAAGGACCTGACAAAGCGCATCAGGACAGTGCTGATGGCCACAGAACAGATGAAGGAGCATGAGAATGACCCGGAGATGCTGGTGGACCTCCAGTACAGCTTGGCCAAGTCCTACACCAGCACGCCCGAGCTCCGCAAGACCTGGGTGGACAGCATGGCTCGCATCCACAACAAGAACGGAAATCTTTCagag GCCGCCATGTGTTACGTGCATGTTGCTGCCCTGGTAGCAGAGTACCTATGGAGGAAAG GTATGTTCAGGCAGGGCTGCTCGGCTTTTCGTGTCATCACTCCAAACATCGACGAGGAGGCAGCCATGATGGAGGACGTGGGGATGCAGGATGTTCACTTCAATGAG GAGGTGCTGATGGAGCTGTTGGAGGAGTGTGCCGATGGCCTCTGGAAGGCGGAGCGTTATGAGCTCATCGCTGATGTCTACAGGCTAATCATTCCTATCTACGAACAGCGCAGAGACTTTGAG AAACTGACTCACCTGTATGATACCCTTCACCGTGCCTATACTAAAGTGATGGAGGtgatgcattctgggaaaaGACTGCTGGGCACATACTTCAGAGTGGCCTTCTTTGGACAG GGCTTCTTTGAGGATGAAGACGGAAAGGAATACATCTACAAGGAGCCAAAGTTCACTCCTCTGTCTGAGATTTCCCAGAGGCTCCTGAAGCTCTACTCCGACAAGTTTGGTCAGGAGAATGTCAAAATTATTCAGGACTCTGGGAAG GTGAACCCGAAGGACCTAGACTCAAAGTACGCCTACATCCAGGTGACCCACGTCACACCGTACCTAGACGACAAGGAGCTGGAGGACAGGAAGACCGATTTCGAGAAGAGTCACAACATCCGACGCTTTGTGTTCGAGACTCCATTCACCGAGTCGGGCAAGAAGCAGGGAGGGGTGGAGGAGCAGTGTAAACGCCGAACCGTTCTCACCA CCACCCACTGTTTCCCCTACGTGAAGAAGCGTATAGCAGTCATGTACCAACACCAGACCGACCTGAGTCCCATTGAGGTGGCCATAGACGAGATGAGTGCCAAGGTGGCCGAGCTGCGACTGCTGTGCTCGGCCTCCGAGGTGGACATGATCCGCCTGCAGCTCAAACTGCAAGGCAGCATCAGTGTTCAG GTCAATGCTGGTCCTCTTGCCTACGCCAGAGCCTTCCTCGACGACAGCAGTGCCAAGAGATATCCTGACAACAAGGTCAAACAACTGAAAGAGATGTTCAG GCAGTTTGTGGATGCCTGCGGCCAGGCGCTGGGAGTGAACGAGAGGCTGATCAAAGAGGACCAGCAGGAGTATCATGATGAGATGAAGGCCAACTACAGGGACCTGACCAGAGAGCTGTCAAACATCATGCATGAACAG ATAAACCCAGTGGAAAACGGTACAAGGAGCACTCTGTCCGACTCGGTGGGCATCTTCAACGCCATCAGTGGCACACCAACCAGTGCCCACCCACATGGCTCAACCACCATCCTCTGA